CGGTTTCACAGGGTGCTGCGGGAGTTCGCGCAAGACGGCGCGGGGCTCGCCGCCGACCTGCGCGCGCAGGCGCAGAGCATGGACGTCGTCGTGGGCGCGCTCTTCTTCCTGCTGGTCGCGGGGCAGGAGACCACCTCGCAGTTCCTCACGCTCCTGCTGCACCGCCTGGCCGGCGAGCCGGCGGTGCTCGACGGCCTGCGCGCCGGTAGCGTCGCCGTGGATGATGTGGTCGAGGAGGGCCTGCGCCTGGTGCCACCGATCGTCACCTGGCGGCGCGTGGCCTCCCGCGACACGATGCTCGGCGGCACGCCGGTCGCCCGCGGCACGAGCATCGTGCTGTGGCTCGCCCAGGCCGGGCGCGACCAGGCAGTCGTTGCGAATCCGGACGACTTCCGCCCGGGTCAGCGCGGCTCAAGGCGGCACCTGTCCTTCGGCGCCGGCGCGCACCGCTGCGTGGGCGCCCAGCTCACCCGCATGGAGGCCGCCGTCGTGGTCGCCGAGACCGCGCCGCTCCTGCACGGCACGCGCGTCACCCGCCCGCCGTGGTGCCCGGACAACCTCTCCTTCCGGATGCCGGACGCCTTCATCATCCAAAAACTTTGAGCTACCGCGACGTCCGCCGTGGTCCGGACCGTTGCTCCCGCGGCCTCACCCTCCGCGGTTCAAGACCTCGGTACCCTACCCCTACCCCGCGGGCGCCACAACCGGCTGTCCACGCACCGCCGCTTCCTGACGCGCACGGCGCCCACGACGCCCAAGGCGCACGGCGGCGAACAGACGCTCACGGTCAGCCTCGGCGATCAGCTCACGCTGACGGTCGCGGGCCTGGGCCAGGACGAGGTCCGGGTGCATCATCATCGCTCTGTCTCCCTTGTGTTCCCTGCTCCGCTGATGAGTCAATCCTCGGCGGGTAAGGGCGCGGCCACATCGGGAGCGCTTACCTATCTTGGCGGCCCAGGCACCTTACGCAGCACCTACGAAGACTTACGCGCGTGGCCCAGCCCACACCAACGTCTCTAGGTATGCCTAAGAGGTCCGCGCTCGCGGAACGCAGCGTTCCGACCAGATGTTGCTCCATCGCGACCAAGTGGCCGCCGGCGTGGAGGGGATTCTCGATGCCCACCGTCTTACCGGGGCCTGACCTAATGGCCGGCATCGAGGTCAGGACCGCAGCCCGCATCGACGGTGCGGCGTTCCACACCAGGGGCATATGGCCGCCTACGCCGGCCTGGCCCTCGATCACCGGCCACTCCGGCAGTTCCATCCACGGTGAGCACCCACCCAGGGCGGTCACAAACAGCTCAATCGCGCCGTCGCGGTCGGTGACTGCCGATCAGGTGCAGGCGGTGTGAGCTTCGAAATCTTGGTGAGTTAGCGCGTTATTTCGACGCTAACTTGCCAAGATCTGCCGGAGCGGGCTCCTGGGTTGAGCTTGGCGACCGCGGAGGGTGAGGCCGCGGGAGCAACGGTCCGGACCACCGCGGACGTCGCGGTAGCTCACATCTCATTGGGTTTGAATCGGCGCGGAGAGCGACGCCAGCGCAGTGTCAGCCGGCGTCCTCGGCCCAGGCGCGCCAGTCGTCAAGGACGCCGTGCAGTGCCGGCGTCAGCCAGCCAGGCGCGCTGCGCTGGAAGACGCCCGGCTCCATCGCGCCCGCGCCGTCCGGTAGGGCGCCGACAAGGTTGGGCAGCAGCTCGCCGAGGTTTTCCCAGTGGACCAGCTCGGGCTCGGCCGGCCACGCGCCCAGGACCACGCCCGCGGACACGCTGCGGCGGTCGAGTGCCTCCAGGGTCAGGGCGGTGTGGTTGAGGGTGCCGAGGCCGGCGCGGTTGACCACGACGGCGCGGGCGTCCAGGGACACGGCCAGGTCGGCCACGGTCCACGGCTCGCCGGAGGGGCGCAGGCCCATCGGCACCAGCAGGCCGCCGGCGCCCTCGACAAGCACCAGGTCGTGCTTTTCCGCCTCGGCGCGCACCTCGTCGACCACCGTGTAGAGCTCGAGTGGCGGCAGCTCCGCCACCCGCGCGGCGGCGAGCGGGGCCAGCGGGTCCGGGTAGGAGGCCAGCGTGCGGGCGGTCGCCGGGGCGGCGAGGCGGTTGACGACGTCCACATCGGAGGGGGCGCCGGTCGAGGTGCCGGTCTGGCCGGGCTTGACCACGGCGACGCGCAGCCCGGCGGCCTGGGCGGCGGCCGTGATCGCGGCGGTCACGACGGTCTTGCCGACGTCCGTATCGGTGCCGGTGACCACGACCGGCCCTCTCCAATCACCTGTCACGGCGCGCACTCCACGATCACGTCGAGGGCCCGGTCGAAGTCGGCCCGCGGCACGCCGACGTTGACCGTCAACCGCAGTCGGGCCCGACTGTCCGGAGTGGAAGGTGGACGGAAGCAGCCTACGGCCACGCCGCGGTCGCGGCAGTCCGCGGC
The window above is part of the Phytohabitans houttuyneae genome. Proteins encoded here:
- the bioD gene encoding dethiobiotin synthase; protein product: MRAVTGDWRGPVVVTGTDTDVGKTVVTAAITAAAQAAGLRVAVVKPGQTGTSTGAPSDVDVVNRLAAPATARTLASYPDPLAPLAAARVAELPPLELYTVVDEVRAEAEKHDLVLVEGAGGLLVPMGLRPSGEPWTVADLAVSLDARAVVVNRAGLGTLNHTALTLEALDRRSVSAGVVLGAWPAEPELVHWENLGELLPNLVGALPDGAGAMEPGVFQRSAPGWLTPALHGVLDDWRAWAEDAG
- a CDS encoding cytochrome P450, whose protein sequence is MAGVLFRTWEAPERAREWPDVATVADHVGVEHLVVARHALVREVLADQATFRPDNALDALTPIPVAALRILARHGFRLPPTLANNGHPSHPAIRAIVADALHPKRVEEQRAWLTTVVRGRVDRLTADLARGRPVDLYADLAADLPLLVLARLVALPDADAAVVKEFTRAALELFWAPVALDRQLALAEIVGRFHRVLREFAQDGAGLAADLRAQAQSMDVVVGALFFLLVAGQETTSQFLTLLLHRLAGEPAVLDGLRAGSVAVDDVVEEGLRLVPPIVTWRRVASRDTMLGGTPVARGTSIVLWLAQAGRDQAVVANPDDFRPGQRGSRRHLSFGAGAHRCVGAQLTRMEAAVVVAETAPLLHGTRVTRPPWCPDNLSFRMPDAFIIQKL